A genomic region of Bernardetia sp. ABR2-2B contains the following coding sequences:
- the metF gene encoding methylenetetrahydrofolate reductase [NAD(P)H] produces the protein MKVIEHLNENKGKTLFSFELIPPLKGESIQSIFDAMNPLMEFNPPFVDVTYHREEYVYKTRGEGLLEKKVTRKRPGTVGICAAIMNRYQVDAVPHIICGGFSKEETENALIDLSFLGIENVLALRGDAVKSEGSFIPEKDGHNYAVDLIGQIVNMNEGNYIDDDLHHPIPTNFCIGVAGYPEKHFESPNLNSDLAYLKAKVDAGAEYIVTQMFFNNAKYFEFVEKCREVGINVPIIPGLKPFTTKKQLSVLPRIFHIDIPDDLVTAVSACKDNKAVVEIGIEWAVQQSKELIEKGAPCLHYYTMGRSGATEKIAAQLF, from the coding sequence TTGAAAGTAATTGAACATTTAAACGAAAACAAAGGAAAAACTCTCTTTTCATTTGAACTTATTCCCCCACTCAAAGGTGAAAGTATTCAGTCCATTTTTGATGCAATGAACCCATTGATGGAATTTAATCCTCCTTTTGTTGATGTTACTTATCACAGAGAAGAGTATGTGTATAAAACACGTGGAGAAGGACTTTTAGAGAAAAAGGTAACTCGCAAACGCCCTGGTACAGTTGGTATTTGTGCAGCTATTATGAATCGTTATCAAGTAGATGCTGTTCCTCATATCATTTGTGGAGGCTTTTCAAAAGAAGAAACTGAAAATGCTCTTATAGATTTGTCTTTTTTAGGTATTGAAAACGTCCTTGCTCTTCGTGGAGATGCTGTCAAATCAGAGGGTTCTTTTATTCCAGAAAAAGATGGACATAATTATGCCGTTGATTTAATTGGACAAATTGTAAATATGAATGAAGGGAATTATATCGATGATGATTTGCATCACCCAATTCCAACAAATTTTTGTATTGGTGTGGCTGGTTATCCTGAAAAACACTTCGAATCTCCCAATCTGAATAGTGATTTGGCTTACTTAAAAGCAAAAGTAGATGCAGGTGCAGAATATATTGTTACTCAAATGTTTTTCAATAATGCAAAATATTTTGAGTTTGTAGAAAAATGTAGAGAAGTCGGAATCAATGTTCCAATTATTCCTGGTTTAAAACCTTTTACAACAAAAAAGCAACTAAGTGTTTTGCCACGTATTTTTCATATTGATATTCCCGATGATTTGGTAACTGCAGTTTCTGCTTGTAAAGATAATAAAGCTGTTGTGGAAATAGGAATAGAATGGGCTGTGCAGCAATCAAAAGAACTGATTGAGAAAGGTGCGCCCTGTCTTCATTATTATACAATGGGACGTTCGGGAGCTACTGAAAAAATTGCAGCTCAATTATTTTAA
- the cysC gene encoding adenylyl-sulfate kinase → MNPCVIWFIGLSGAGKTTLSDALFEELKNKYTSVLLKKLDGDLLRNGLNNNLGFSLTDRNENIRRSAEVAKLFYETGFVVLASFITPTHQNQKTIDEIFQQKENSEIKNLFRIFIDCPLETCEQRDVKGLYKKARTGEIKEFTGISSPFEKPLLSQTDLIIDSSKHTVKESIGLILDKLEEKGFLQKV, encoded by the coding sequence ATGAACCCTTGTGTAATTTGGTTTATTGGTCTTTCAGGTGCTGGTAAAACAACGCTTTCAGACGCTCTTTTTGAAGAATTAAAGAACAAATATACTTCTGTTCTGCTCAAAAAATTAGATGGTGATTTGCTTCGAAATGGTCTTAACAATAATCTTGGATTTTCTTTAACAGACCGAAATGAAAATATTCGTCGTTCGGCAGAGGTAGCCAAACTTTTTTATGAAACTGGTTTTGTTGTTTTGGCTTCTTTTATTACTCCTACTCATCAAAATCAAAAAACTATTGATGAGATTTTTCAACAAAAGGAAAATTCTGAAATAAAAAACTTATTCAGAATTTTTATCGATTGTCCTTTAGAAACATGTGAACAAAGAGATGTAAAAGGACTTTACAAAAAAGCACGTACAGGCGAAATAAAAGAGTTTACAGGAATTAGTAGTCCTTTTGAAAAACCGTTGCTAAGTCAGACAGATTTAATTATTGATAGCAGCAAACATACAGTTAAAGAAAGTATAGGACTTATTTTGGATAAATTAGAAGAAAAAGGGTTTTTGCAAAAAGTATAG
- a CDS encoding ATP-binding protein, which produces MIPAPLPSNENERLNALLRYEVMDTDSEKEFDDLVKLASQICESEISLVSLIDSERQWFKAKVGLDAAETHRDMAFCAHAILQDDVFEVENALEDERFHDNPLVADKDGLNIRFYAGMPLKNPEGLNLGTLCVIDNVPKKLTEAQKFALKTLGSQVVTQLELRLKFRDLQEEMKKVQAAQRQLVETEKMATLGQLAANVAHEINTPLGAIRSSADNSVITMNELLPRLAGFLQGLSQEKSIVFNNLIEYSASAKSNFSSREKRAVKYELIEKLEEQNIDDANTIADYIVELGLYNNPELYEPLLETENPCYTFKVAHQLSAIAKNNKTIKLATDKASKIIFALKNFSRQNQTGQQAKVNINATIEDTITLYENQFKHGINLQLHLEEIPEFMGYPDELVQVWTNLIHNAIQAMKSKGELTITTKLKANSQNKKIHLSVTDTGAGIPKDIQKKVFNPFFTTKREGEGSGLGLDITKKIVEKHNGKIWFETQENKGTTFFVELPL; this is translated from the coding sequence ATGATTCCAGCACCTTTACCAAGTAATGAAAACGAACGATTAAATGCTCTTTTGCGCTATGAAGTAATGGATACTGATTCTGAAAAAGAATTTGATGATTTGGTAAAACTCGCTTCTCAAATATGTGAGTCTGAAATTTCTTTGGTTTCTCTTATTGATTCTGAACGTCAATGGTTTAAAGCAAAAGTAGGTTTAGATGCTGCTGAAACGCATAGAGATATGGCATTTTGCGCTCACGCAATTCTTCAAGATGACGTTTTTGAAGTAGAAAATGCGCTTGAAGACGAGCGTTTTCATGATAATCCTTTAGTCGCAGATAAAGATGGTTTGAATATTCGTTTTTATGCAGGAATGCCTCTCAAAAATCCAGAAGGACTAAATTTGGGAACGCTCTGCGTAATTGATAATGTTCCTAAAAAACTAACAGAAGCCCAAAAATTTGCTCTCAAAACACTAGGAAGTCAAGTAGTAACACAGTTAGAACTACGTCTTAAATTTAGAGATTTACAAGAAGAAATGAAGAAAGTACAGGCTGCTCAAAGACAGCTTGTAGAAACAGAAAAAATGGCAACATTAGGGCAACTTGCTGCCAATGTAGCGCACGAAATAAATACTCCTTTAGGAGCAATTCGTTCTTCAGCTGACAATTCAGTAATTACGATGAACGAACTTTTGCCTCGCCTTGCAGGTTTTTTGCAAGGGTTATCGCAAGAAAAATCAATTGTTTTTAATAATTTAATAGAATATTCGGCAAGTGCTAAGAGTAACTTCTCCTCTAGGGAAAAACGAGCTGTAAAATATGAGTTAATAGAAAAACTAGAAGAACAAAATATTGATGATGCAAATACAATTGCTGATTATATAGTAGAATTAGGATTGTATAATAATCCAGAACTTTATGAACCTTTGTTAGAAACAGAAAATCCTTGTTATACTTTTAAGGTAGCCCATCAGTTATCAGCAATTGCCAAAAATAACAAAACAATAAAGTTAGCTACTGATAAAGCTTCCAAAATTATATTTGCCCTCAAAAACTTTTCTCGTCAAAATCAAACAGGACAACAAGCAAAAGTAAATATCAATGCTACTATTGAGGATACGATTACTCTTTATGAAAATCAATTCAAACATGGCATAAATCTACAGCTTCATCTTGAAGAAATTCCTGAGTTCATGGGCTATCCAGATGAATTAGTACAAGTTTGGACAAATCTTATTCATAATGCTATTCAAGCTATGAAAAGTAAAGGCGAACTAACCATAACGACAAAGTTAAAAGCAAATTCTCAAAACAAAAAGATACATCTTTCCGTAACAGATACAGGTGCAGGTATCCCAAAAGATATACAAAAAAAAGTATTTAATCCTTTCTTTACTACAAAAAGAGAAGGTGAAGGAAGTGGATTAGGATTAGATATTACCAAAAAAATAGTGGAAAAACACAATGGTAAAATTTGGTTTGAAACACAAGAAAATAAAGGAACTACTTTTTTTGTAGAATTACCACTATAA
- a CDS encoding response regulator: MAKAKKTKAILCVDDDHIILGSLKIQLMQEFNDDFIIETAESGDEALEILDFLTERNINTLVIITDWLMPEMKGDELLVEVNKQFPKVGKIMLSGQAEEEAIQTAFEEGNMHFFLSKPWDKKELIDKIYKSVEMINA, translated from the coding sequence ATGGCAAAAGCAAAAAAGACAAAAGCGATTCTTTGCGTAGATGATGACCACATTATCTTAGGCAGTCTCAAGATTCAATTAATGCAAGAGTTTAATGACGATTTTATTATCGAAACAGCAGAAAGTGGAGACGAGGCATTAGAAATTCTTGATTTTCTAACAGAAAGAAATATCAATACATTAGTTATCATTACAGACTGGCTAATGCCTGAAATGAAAGGTGATGAGCTTTTGGTAGAAGTAAATAAACAATTTCCGAAAGTAGGTAAAATAATGCTATCAGGACAAGCAGAAGAAGAAGCTATTCAAACAGCTTTTGAAGAGGGAAATATGCACTTTTTCTTATCCAAACCTTGGGATAAAAAAGAACTAATAGATAAAATTTATAAATCTGTTGAGATGATAAATGCCTAG